The DNA window GATAAACCTTGCAATGATCATTGAAGAAATCTTTTATGAAATAATTTCTAATCGCCTCTCGAGAGCTATAACCTTTTTTACCTAATACATTGGCTATGTAATCTAAATTCTCATCGAGATTACTTTCACCATAAACAGTTTTTACGAATGAAATAAACAAACCTACAATGTCATCTTTAAAATACTCTTCATCTGTAATTGGAATGATATTATCTTTGTCTGGGATAAAAGTACTGTATTTAGTTTTATCCCAGTCTCCACCTGCATAGCAGAGCCCCTTTGTATCTACCGAGTATCGACCAAACATACAACCGACAGCATATGAAATCAAAGTTTCTATGTCTCGTTTAAGATCAGCTTTTGCTATTGTGATATCTCTTTCTTCTACAGCTGAGTCTAATTCTTGTTCCAAACCATATATATTGATGAAACATTGATTAATTGACTCTTCATTGCTTTTTAGGAGATTAAATCTTTCTTCACATTCGCTTTCCCATTCCTCAAACAGAGATGAAATTAAACCTGATCTTTTCGCAAGGGGATGCACAAGGAAATCCCAAGATGTTTCAAAAGAATCCCAATCGGCTTTTGAAAGTGATATATTATCCTTTACTCTTTCAACGACATTGTCTGTCATTGACTGTTGTCCAAAAATCAGTGGTAATTGAGCAATATCTTTAGCTTGTACATTAATGGTCGGATTAACGACTTTAAGTATGTAGTCTACAGTATTAGAGCACAATGCCCCCAAAGCATAGTATTCTGTCTTGATATTGTCAAAAAAGCACGGCGATCCTGCAACATCCCACAAGAATCCTTTAGGTAGGATTCTTGCGCAAAACCTTCCAGTGGTTATAAAAGGCCAAGTAAGAGCTTCCTTAAGGTATAAATGTTGAAGCGTGGTTTTAGATCTATTGAAGTTAGATTTTTGGCTCCAATTAACAACATAATCATAATTTCCATACCAGCAACGTCTTGTCCCGCCTTTGCTATATGGAATCCACTTGGTGGTTGATATGTTAATTTCATTCATAGAGGACTTCCCAATGGCAATGGTTTCCCATGAGACTTCATACCATAATCTTAAGTACTTGTTGTTGTCCCCAATAGTCATACCTGTGATTACTTCCGAGTATTTTCCCATTGGCTTTTCTTTATAATTCAATGCAAATTCATCACTAACCCAATATGCTATTGGAGTTCCAGGTATTTTGGAAAAATTCTCTGAACTAATTTGTGCAAATCTATTTTTTTTAATTGGGAATTCTTTAGGCAATTCATCCTCACCAATATTTTTAATTGATACATGATTATACGTGCCTCTATATCCTTTAATGTTACAGTTTCTAAAATTAGAAACAGCAGTCCCAAAAGCTATTCCCATGACCATGTTTTCCATGTGCATTAAGGTGGAAATTGTCTTACTATTCACTAAACCTATTCTTAATTTTTCAAAACTAGATAGAAACATCCATGATTGCATGGTTACCATGCAGCTATATCCACAATGTTTTGTCATAACTAGACCTTTTTGAATAAAAACTGCAAACAAATCCGATTTGCTATCAGGGTAGTATTCCTTGACATGCTCAGATAACTTTCCGCCCATCCCATTACTTCCCATGTAAGGAGGATTAGTAATAACTACATCATATTTATTCGATATAATTTTACCAATTTCAACTATTAGTCGAATTTGATTTCTGGTAAATTCAACACCAATCGAATCCAAAGACATTTGGCCATTTGCATCAATACTATCAGTATATCTATGTAATAGCTCCCAATTGTAGTTTTCCACTTTAAGAATCGATCCATATTCCTTCGCGTCGGTAAAAGTATCCAACAAACCCTGAAGCTGAAGACTAGCTGTATTCTTCTCCATCTCACTCAAACCAGATCCAAAGTATTTTAACTGGTTTCTGTCTATGTCATTACTCTCTTGTATAGCATACAAATGGCAGATCGTTTCTCCATTTAGGATCCTTCTGTTATATTGTCGTGCTTTCATCATTACTGCAAAATAAGCTAGCTGATAGGCGCGATTATCAATATCTAAACCGTAAAGATTTTTTTCTATAATGTTTTTAGCAGCATCACGTTGACTATATCCGTGACTTTCATATATTTGCATCAGAACATCGAATGCGTATACCAAAATATGGCCACTGCCCATCGCTGGATCAATGACCTTAATGTCTTCGGGTTTTATGGCCTTATATTCTTCTCTAATTTTATCTAAC is part of the Candidatus Cloacimonadota bacterium genome and encodes:
- the pglX gene encoding BREX-1 system adenine-specific DNA-methyltransferase PglX, with the translated sequence LPELFEKTSDYTEILLNVSFTDKDGIVYHLINDISEDDFNVSKEGQVEIIGWLYQYYNTEPKDETFALLKKNVKITKERIPAATQLFTPDWIVRYMVENSLGRLWLEGHPNDELKAIWKYFMDEAEQEDDVQNELDKIREEYKAIKPEDIKVIDPAMGSGHILVYAFDVLMQIYESHGYSQRDAAKNIIEKNLYGLDIDNRAYQLAYFAVMMKARQYNRRILNGETICHLYAIQESNDIDRNQLKYFGSGLSEMEKNTASLQLQGLLDTFTDAKEYGSILKVENYNWELLHRYTDSIDANGQMSLDSIGVEFTRNQIRLIVEIGKIISNKYDVVITNPPYMGSNGMGGKLSEHVKEYYPDSKSDLFAVFIQKGLVMTKHCGYSCMVTMQSWMFLSSFEKLRIGLVNSKTISTLMHMENMVMGIAFGTAVSNFRNCNIKGYRGTYNHVSIKNIGEDELPKEFPIKKNRFAQISSENFSKIPGTPIAYWVSDEFALNYKEKPMGKYSEVITGMTIGDNNKYLRLWYEVSWETIAIGKSSMNEINISTTKWIPYSKGGTRRCWYGNYDYVVNWSQKSNFNRSKTTLQHLYLKEALTWPFITTGRFCARILPKGFLWDVAGSPCFFDNIKTEYYALGALCSNTVDYILKVVNPTINVQAKDIAQLPLIFGQQSMTDNVVERVKDNISLSKADWDSFETSWDFLVHPLAKRSGLISSLFEEWESECEERFNLLKSNEESINQCFINIYGLEQELDSAVEERDITIAKADLKRDIETLISYAVGCMFGRYSVDTKGLCYAGGDWDKTKYSTFIPDKDNIIPITDEEYFKDDIVGLFISFVKTVYGESNLDENLDYIANVLGKKGYSSREAIRNYFIKDFFNDHCKVYQKRPIYWLFDSGKQNGFKALVYMHSYDENSIGNLRIDYLHRMQRIYENEIARMQDTIDNSKDARELATATKRKEKLIKQLQETKEYDEKIAHLALARTSIDLDDGVKVNYEKVQTDRDGKKLEVLAKI